A genome region from Anaerobacillus alkaliphilus includes the following:
- a CDS encoding NUDIX domain-containing protein has product MEFEVVIGIQRIENQDETVTYREAVRAVIMEGDKILLVHSNLGDYKFPGGGVSQNESHTEALIREIAEETGYLNAIVGERIGTVIQRHVDEYDSDVIFQMNSHYYLCHLPGQKGTQNLDDYELEQEYTPKWVDIEDAIDQNEKMMKEFPQNNWIPRENFVLMELKTILKDEKNV; this is encoded by the coding sequence GTGGAATTTGAGGTTGTAATAGGAATTCAAAGAATTGAAAATCAGGATGAGACAGTGACATATAGAGAAGCTGTTCGAGCTGTAATTATGGAAGGTGATAAGATTCTTCTGGTCCACTCTAATCTCGGAGATTATAAGTTCCCTGGCGGGGGAGTATCACAAAATGAGAGTCATACGGAGGCATTGATAAGGGAGATTGCTGAGGAGACAGGCTACCTAAATGCAATTGTCGGAGAGAGAATTGGCACTGTCATACAAAGACATGTTGATGAGTATGATTCGGACGTTATTTTTCAGATGAATTCTCATTACTATCTTTGTCACTTACCAGGGCAAAAAGGGACACAAAACCTCGATGATTATGAGTTAGAGCAAGAGTACACCCCTAAATGGGTGGATATTGAGGATGCCATTGATCAAAATGAAAAGATGATGAAAGAATTTCCGCAAAACAATTGGATTCCTCGTGAGAACTTTGTTCTAATGGAGCTTAAAACCATTTTAAAGGATGAAAAGAATGTCTAG
- a CDS encoding DUF2306 domain-containing protein: MFTIFLIIHIVTGFVCLVSGVIAMSSRKKTGKHSLSGEVYHWSYVFVFLTAVFMSMIHWEESAYLFYIGVFSYALAFLGYVASKKRWKNWIVSHIGGMLGSYIGIVTATIVVNIPKIPVLNEVPALLFWLLPTIVGTPFIFRVANKYKPKRSIAKHL; encoded by the coding sequence TTGTTTACTATTTTCCTAATTATACATATAGTTACTGGTTTTGTTTGCTTGGTTAGCGGTGTAATTGCTATGTCTTCAAGAAAAAAGACAGGTAAGCATTCGTTATCAGGTGAAGTCTATCACTGGTCTTATGTTTTCGTATTTCTTACTGCAGTGTTTATGTCGATGATTCATTGGGAAGAAAGTGCCTATTTGTTTTATATCGGAGTTTTCTCATATGCACTTGCCTTCTTAGGCTATGTTGCATCGAAGAAAAGGTGGAAGAATTGGATCGTTTCACACATCGGAGGGATGCTCGGTTCATACATAGGAATAGTTACTGCAACGATTGTTGTAAATATACCTAAAATTCCTGTTTTAAACGAAGTGCCAGCACTTTTGTTTTGGTTGTTACCAACAATCGTAGGGACTCCGTTTATTTTTAGAGTAGCAAATAAGTATAAGCCGAAAAGAAGTATTGCTAAACATCTTTAA
- a CDS encoding DUF418 domain-containing protein — protein MDPLLKGPALDLSGRINELDIIRGFALLGILVVNMPLFQSPQLIADLYMLPQPLSATDTWIRIILDVFVETKFFSIFSFLFGLGFFIFMERAAEKGRNVYTLYVRRLTMLAVFGALHLLFLWYGDILLTYAFAGFLLLLFYKLKPKTLLMIITIFTVALILLLSANFLLSPEELQKEIQVLQADGAGKMEEAILIYNTSSYLDWLSYRFSNEVIPLIKHLPFSMLTALYMFLLGLYVGKLNIISEFPKHKRLARNVWWISLIISIPLSFLIVALHLDMLTLRIPNSLSVQVIVTLSGLSLSIFYISTVLFLLQKEKWKKLFYPLSYLGRMALTNYIAQTVICVGIFTGFGLFGEINLALGLIMSFIILPLQILFSYFWLKYYLYGPLEWVWRSVTYGRVQPFRR, from the coding sequence GTGGACCCATTATTAAAAGGACCTGCCTTAGACCTTAGTGGACGAATAAATGAATTAGATATTATTAGGGGTTTTGCATTGTTAGGTATTCTCGTTGTTAATATGCCCTTATTTCAATCACCACAATTGATTGCTGACTTGTACATGTTGCCACAGCCGCTTTCTGCAACCGATACATGGATTCGTATTATCCTTGATGTCTTCGTTGAAACAAAATTTTTCTCAATATTCTCATTTTTGTTCGGCTTAGGATTTTTTATATTCATGGAGCGAGCAGCAGAAAAAGGGCGTAACGTGTACACTCTATATGTCCGTAGACTAACAATGTTAGCAGTATTTGGTGCATTACATCTTCTGTTTTTATGGTATGGTGATATTTTACTTACATACGCATTTGCAGGTTTTCTTTTACTGCTCTTTTATAAACTAAAACCAAAAACACTTCTAATGATCATAACTATTTTTACGGTGGCATTAATACTTCTGTTATCAGCAAATTTTCTTCTTTCACCCGAAGAATTGCAAAAGGAAATACAAGTACTACAAGCGGATGGCGCAGGGAAGATGGAAGAGGCTATATTGATCTACAATACTAGTAGTTATCTAGATTGGTTAAGTTACCGATTTAGCAATGAAGTGATTCCGTTAATTAAGCACCTACCTTTTTCAATGTTAACTGCTTTATATATGTTTTTATTGGGGCTCTATGTGGGGAAACTAAACATAATTAGCGAGTTTCCAAAACATAAACGGCTTGCAAGAAACGTTTGGTGGATCAGCTTGATCATAAGCATCCCGCTTTCTTTCCTGATTGTCGCGCTTCACTTAGACATGCTAACTCTGAGAATACCAAACTCTCTTTCGGTACAGGTGATTGTTACGCTAAGTGGTTTAAGTCTATCGATATTTTATATTTCCACTGTATTATTCCTACTTCAAAAAGAGAAGTGGAAGAAGCTTTTTTATCCGCTTAGTTATCTAGGAAGAATGGCATTGACAAACTATATTGCTCAGACCGTAATATGTGTTGGGATATTTACTGGATTTGGGTTGTTTGGAGAGATTAATCTAGCTCTAGGGCTAATCATGAGTTTCATTATCTTGCCTTTACAGATTCTCTTTAGTTACTTCTGGTTAAAGTATTATCTGTACGGACCATTGGAATGGGTATGGCGTTCAGTAACCTACGGTAGGGTTCAACCGTTTAGGAGATAG
- a CDS encoding alpha,alpha-trehalase, whose protein sequence is MNYEIPKLRFTCLDNQKVHVLEYIHNYWKELIVVSPPYTKGQLFYLPHPYVVPGGVFQQLFYWDSYFTILGLKAAKMDRLSKGIVDNFLYEMRTFGIIPNSSEVAHLSRSQPPFLTSMMKEVWGRDIEWLKHAYDIAKLEYFQVWMNPNTHYHEEIGLNRYFDDLDKMLRIHDEAYLHFEELSIPAQFWHERTEAESGWDYTGRFNRQCGHFIPVELNSLLYKYEVDFADFAKILGLHDEMRNWNERAKKRKQLMDKYLWNQSEGIYYDYNFMTKQQYAYPSLATFFPLWAGLADSEQAESIRNKVDLFLHRGGMVTSVFHTNFQWDYPNGWAPLQWIVIEGLRKYGYTEVSLDIARRWISLCTDQFFKTGKLYEKYNVVDYNINTTGRYPLQEGFGWTNAIYTKIAVELLDCKII, encoded by the coding sequence TTGAACTATGAAATACCCAAACTACGCTTTACTTGTCTAGACAATCAAAAAGTACATGTATTAGAATACATTCATAACTATTGGAAGGAACTTATCGTCGTTAGCCCTCCATACACAAAAGGGCAGCTCTTTTATCTACCTCATCCTTATGTGGTTCCTGGAGGGGTTTTCCAACAGCTATTCTATTGGGATAGTTATTTTACGATCTTAGGTTTAAAAGCCGCTAAAATGGACCGCTTATCAAAAGGGATTGTTGATAATTTCCTATATGAAATGCGTACGTTTGGGATTATTCCAAATAGCTCGGAGGTGGCACATTTAAGTCGTTCCCAACCACCTTTTTTAACGTCAATGATGAAAGAAGTTTGGGGCAGAGATATTGAATGGTTGAAACATGCGTATGACATAGCAAAACTCGAGTATTTTCAAGTATGGATGAATCCAAACACTCATTATCACGAAGAAATTGGTCTCAATCGCTATTTTGACGATCTTGATAAAATGCTTAGAATTCACGATGAAGCATACTTACATTTTGAGGAATTATCGATCCCTGCTCAGTTTTGGCATGAGCGAACAGAAGCAGAATCAGGGTGGGATTATACCGGCCGTTTCAACAGACAATGCGGCCATTTTATTCCTGTAGAATTAAATTCATTGTTATATAAGTATGAAGTCGATTTTGCCGATTTCGCTAAAATTCTAGGTCTACATGACGAAATGCGTAATTGGAACGAGCGAGCGAAAAAGAGAAAACAACTGATGGATAAGTATCTCTGGAATCAATCAGAGGGTATCTATTACGACTATAACTTTATGACGAAACAACAGTATGCTTACCCTTCTTTAGCAACATTTTTCCCATTATGGGCAGGGCTAGCTGATTCAGAACAAGCAGAAAGCATCCGTAACAAAGTAGATTTGTTCCTACACCGTGGAGGCATGGTAACCTCCGTTTTCCACACGAATTTCCAATGGGATTATCCCAACGGCTGGGCACCGCTTCAATGGATTGTTATTGAAGGGCTTAGAAAATATGGCTACACAGAAGTAAGTCTTGATATTGCCAGAAGATGGATTAGTTTGTGTACAGACCAATTTTTCAAAACTGGAAAGCTATACGAAAAATATAATGTTGTAGATTACAACATCAATACTACAGGTAGATATCCCTTACAAGAAGGCTTTGGTTGGACGAATGCCATTTATACGAAAATAGCTGTTGAATTGTTGGATTGTAAAATTATCTAA
- a CDS encoding PAS domain S-box protein, with product MRIQKLDTLEILDRITDCFYMLDLNWNFSYVNINAANLFHRSKEELLGKCLWEMFPEVVHLPIYHDFHFAMVKQKPIHIDFYYPPEKLWFDVRAYPSDEGLSVYFLDITACRRSSIQTSQYYESLFINNPEAVCCFNLEGRFVDVNKGLEELTGYTEQELFNLDFQSLVVDEDLERTNMMFKRAIKGEAQNYEIRIRRKSGRIIHIKATDIPITLDDEVVGVFGIAKDITLQKLAEENIENSEKLSLVGQLSASIAHEIRNPLTTLKGFLQLIQENNEIAPNYISIMLSEMDRIELITSELLLLAKPQAAEFQEESIGDIIHNIVTLLQSQALMKNIEITFSFEEVGKIYCVSNQIKQVFINILKNAVEAMDQGGIIHVKLSNIDKYTILIEVIDQGCGIPDDVAPYIGLPFYSTKEKGTGLGMLTTYKLVNDHGGKISFVSKEGEGTTFKIQLPRKTIKVDEKFMRDNA from the coding sequence ATGAGAATTCAAAAACTAGACACTCTAGAAATTTTAGATAGAATAACAGATTGTTTTTATATGCTAGATCTAAACTGGAATTTTTCCTACGTAAATATAAATGCTGCTAATCTATTTCATAGGTCTAAAGAAGAACTGCTAGGAAAGTGTTTGTGGGAAATGTTTCCTGAAGTTGTCCACTTACCAATTTATCATGACTTCCATTTTGCAATGGTAAAGCAGAAACCGATACATATTGATTTTTACTACCCTCCTGAGAAGTTATGGTTTGATGTTCGTGCTTACCCCTCAGATGAAGGGTTGTCTGTATATTTTTTAGATATTACTGCATGTAGAAGAAGTAGTATTCAAACCAGCCAATATTACGAATCTTTGTTTATAAATAACCCTGAGGCAGTTTGCTGTTTTAATCTTGAAGGAAGATTCGTGGATGTAAATAAAGGATTAGAAGAACTCACTGGATATACGGAGCAAGAACTATTTAATTTGGATTTTCAATCATTAGTAGTAGATGAGGATCTTGAACGAACAAATATGATGTTTAAGAGGGCTATCAAAGGTGAAGCTCAGAATTATGAAATTAGAATCAGGCGAAAGAGTGGAAGGATTATACATATAAAGGCAACTGATATACCTATTACCTTGGATGATGAAGTTGTTGGTGTATTTGGAATTGCTAAAGATATTACTCTACAAAAGCTAGCTGAAGAAAACATTGAAAACTCAGAAAAGCTTTCGTTAGTTGGTCAGTTATCTGCTTCAATTGCTCATGAAATTCGTAATCCACTGACAACACTAAAGGGGTTTCTTCAACTAATTCAAGAAAATAATGAAATAGCACCTAATTACATTAGTATTATGTTGTCTGAAATGGATCGAATTGAATTAATTACAAGTGAATTACTTCTTTTAGCAAAGCCTCAAGCGGCTGAGTTTCAAGAAGAAAGCATTGGTGATATTATTCATAATATTGTTACACTCCTTCAGTCGCAAGCACTAATGAAAAATATAGAGATCACTTTTTCATTTGAAGAAGTTGGAAAAATCTATTGTGTTAGTAATCAGATAAAGCAGGTGTTTATTAATATTTTAAAAAATGCCGTTGAAGCAATGGATCAGGGCGGTATCATTCACGTAAAGCTAAGTAACATTGATAAGTATACGATCTTAATTGAAGTGATTGATCAGGGTTGTGGAATTCCAGACGATGTTGCACCTTACATCGGTCTTCCATTTTATTCAACAAAGGAGAAAGGGACAGGACTTGGTATGCTTACAACCTATAAGTTAGTAAACGACCATGGTGGAAAAATCTCTTTTGTTAGTAAAGAAGGGGAAGGGACAACCTTTAAAATTCAGTTGCCAAGGAAAACAATAAAGGTCGATGAGAAATTCATGAGGGATAATGCCTAG
- a CDS encoding secondary thiamine-phosphate synthase enzyme YjbQ, with translation MLKKFSIKTDSRSQMIDVTRQVHDFVSTENIKEGAVVVYCPHTTAGITINENADPDVQRDMLRRFNEVYPWEHPLDRHFEGNTAAHMKASTVGSSQHVVITNGKLLLGTWQGIYFCEFDGPRTRTFYVKIL, from the coding sequence TTGCTGAAAAAATTTTCTATAAAAACTGATAGCCGTAGCCAAATGATTGATGTAACAAGACAGGTTCATGATTTTGTAAGCACTGAAAACATAAAGGAAGGAGCAGTGGTCGTCTATTGTCCGCACACAACAGCAGGTATTACCATTAATGAGAATGCAGATCCAGACGTACAACGGGATATGCTCCGTCGATTTAACGAAGTTTACCCATGGGAACACCCTCTAGACCGACACTTTGAAGGTAACACTGCTGCTCACATGAAGGCTAGTACAGTGGGATCTTCACAACACGTAGTGATAACAAACGGAAAACTGCTGCTTGGCACATGGCAAGGGATTTACTTCTGCGAATTTGATGGTCCACGAACACGAACTTTTTATGTGAAAATTCTCTAG
- a CDS encoding GNAT family N-acetyltransferase — MNKQFTIRPATMDDDQVVTNLITAVDIAEYGVPDITIEDVLEIWSEIPLKKNTWIIEKADQIVGYGYLEEISKGRLDCYGYVHPTWQKQGIGSHLIQQMEIRAEDYLTEYDKEDVPYEFNHVIPANNPSAVTLVENKGYKFARVFSRMKIELETEPEVPTISDNVIIIPFELERDAELLYEAYNESFKDTRGYYEEPIEKWLHKVTSEPFDQSLSYVAYLDQTLTGFIICKNYPEGTFIEFLGVRSLYRKKGIGAALLKMVFKESYRRNIQTVLLNVDSNSKSGANKLYESVGMKSTFQIAVYQRTN, encoded by the coding sequence ATGAATAAACAATTTACCATCAGACCCGCTACAATGGACGACGACCAGGTCGTGACTAACCTTATTACTGCGGTTGATATAGCCGAATACGGTGTGCCTGATATTACAATTGAAGATGTCCTTGAAATTTGGAGTGAAATTCCTTTAAAAAAGAATACTTGGATCATCGAAAAAGCAGACCAAATAGTCGGCTACGGTTACTTAGAGGAAATCAGTAAGGGTCGATTGGATTGTTACGGTTATGTACATCCAACCTGGCAAAAGCAAGGAATTGGAAGCCACCTTATTCAACAAATGGAAATTAGAGCAGAAGACTATCTTACGGAATATGACAAGGAAGACGTTCCATACGAATTCAATCATGTGATACCAGCAAATAATCCTTCTGCAGTTACCTTAGTTGAAAATAAAGGTTATAAGTTTGCTAGAGTTTTCAGCAGAATGAAGATTGAACTAGAAACCGAGCCAGAGGTACCAACAATCTCTGACAATGTCATTATTATCCCGTTCGAATTAGAAAGAGATGCCGAACTATTATATGAAGCGTACAACGAGTCATTTAAAGACACACGCGGATATTACGAAGAACCTATTGAGAAATGGCTACATAAAGTCACCTCAGAACCTTTTGACCAATCACTCTCTTATGTTGCATACCTAGATCAAACACTAACAGGTTTTATCATCTGCAAAAACTATCCTGAAGGTACCTTCATCGAGTTTTTAGGTGTTAGATCCTTATATCGAAAAAAAGGAATTGGTGCTGCTCTACTAAAAATGGTCTTCAAAGAGAGCTATCGCCGAAACATACAAACTGTCTTATTAAATGTAGACTCAAACAGTAAGTCGGGGGCCAATAAGTTATATGAAAGCGTTGGTATGAAATCAACATTTCAGATTGCTGTATATCAAAGAACAAATTAG
- a CDS encoding histidine phosphatase family protein, with the protein MQILLIRHGESEADLLNVHEGSADFPLTEEGIVQAKKMAARVKGEFPPQFIWASTFKRASKTAAILAEEIGCPIEYVAELREHENGDLAGKPLEEIPYPWGLLPHEKFGGYGESAMEFRARGEQIFSVIKEASKNYERIAIVSHGGMISRIIESFLELPFVHNVFFKTGDTGIHLLEYTDKSRLVVFSNSTTHLEYSY; encoded by the coding sequence ATGCAAATTTTACTAATACGTCACGGAGAGTCGGAAGCGGATCTATTAAACGTACACGAAGGGAGTGCGGACTTTCCTTTAACAGAAGAGGGAATAGTTCAAGCTAAGAAAATGGCTGCTAGAGTTAAGGGCGAGTTCCCTCCTCAATTCATTTGGGCAAGTACGTTTAAAAGAGCAAGCAAAACCGCTGCTATATTAGCAGAAGAGATTGGTTGTCCGATTGAATACGTAGCTGAGCTGCGTGAACATGAGAACGGTGATCTAGCGGGGAAACCTCTTGAGGAAATACCCTATCCATGGGGACTACTTCCTCACGAAAAGTTTGGTGGATATGGTGAATCGGCAATGGAATTTCGTGCTAGGGGAGAGCAAATCTTTTCTGTTATCAAAGAAGCCAGCAAGAACTATGAGAGGATTGCGATTGTCTCTCATGGCGGTATGATTTCAAGAATCATCGAAAGCTTCTTAGAATTGCCATTTGTACATAATGTCTTTTTTAAAACGGGTGATACGGGCATTCATTTGCTGGAATACACCGACAAAAGCCGATTAGTCGTATTTTCAAATAGTACGACACATTTGGAATATAGTTATTAA
- a CDS encoding GNAT family N-acetyltransferase: MNIREVTPSDAENLINLIKEVESQSTYMLMGAGERKTTPEQQQRQLEQIEKQSNATVFVAEEEGNLVGYMFAIGGTANRTKHSAYLVIGILEQYRGRGIGTSLFKRLDEWALKNNLLRLELSVVTENEAGLALYKKSGFEIEGMKRQSLKIGQDFYDEYLMSKLL; encoded by the coding sequence ATGAATATTAGGGAAGTTACACCTAGCGATGCAGAAAACCTTATAAATCTAATCAAGGAAGTAGAGTCGCAGTCTACATACATGCTCATGGGCGCTGGTGAAAGAAAAACGACTCCTGAGCAGCAACAAAGGCAGTTAGAACAAATTGAAAAACAAAGCAATGCGACTGTGTTTGTAGCCGAGGAAGAAGGGAACTTGGTCGGTTACATGTTTGCCATTGGTGGTACTGCTAATCGTACCAAGCATTCTGCGTATTTAGTTATTGGAATTCTAGAACAGTATCGAGGTCGTGGAATTGGAACGAGTCTGTTTAAACGCTTAGATGAGTGGGCATTGAAAAACAATCTTTTAAGGCTCGAACTTAGCGTCGTGACAGAAAATGAAGCTGGTTTGGCCCTGTATAAGAAAAGTGGTTTTGAGATAGAAGGTATGAAACGCCAATCGTTGAAAATAGGTCAAGACTTTTATGATGAGTATTTAATGTCCAAACTGTTATAA
- a CDS encoding DMT family transporter: MNTVQKGHFYNMLSVFMVAIGPLFSKFGLLHISPAKAALINVVTIIIVSYLTGLLFKNNVTFYFEKEMIILAICNSIGVIFMFLSMNLLSPVEIGFISRFYTVFAVLLSVFLLKEKLTKKEGMFIGIAILGAFLFMEKGEGFSTNLSGSFFALLYTFFFALTNIFIKKTMSKQKSSNSILFTNNCVTLVFVSFYAMITEDLFNLNYSLEGVAYIILSSLFAGFLGTILLYEALKHLRFSIANVTRAFSPILVAVLSFPFFPIEITTRNTIGALILVGSILFLTVGKRKA; the protein is encoded by the coding sequence ATGAACACTGTACAAAAAGGACACTTTTATAACATGTTATCTGTTTTCATGGTAGCAATCGGCCCACTCTTCTCCAAATTTGGCTTACTACACATATCACCTGCTAAGGCTGCACTGATCAACGTGGTGACCATTATTATAGTTAGCTATCTCACTGGTCTTCTCTTTAAAAACAACGTAACCTTTTACTTCGAAAAAGAGATGATCATACTCGCCATATGTAATTCCATTGGTGTCATATTTATGTTTCTTAGTATGAATTTACTTTCACCTGTTGAGATCGGTTTTATCAGCAGATTTTATACTGTATTTGCGGTATTGTTGTCTGTTTTTCTTTTAAAAGAGAAGCTCACAAAAAAGGAAGGAATGTTTATAGGGATAGCCATACTAGGGGCGTTTTTGTTTATGGAAAAAGGGGAAGGTTTTTCAACAAATTTAAGTGGAAGTTTCTTTGCGCTACTGTATACGTTCTTCTTTGCCCTTACAAACATTTTCATCAAAAAAACAATGTCAAAACAGAAAAGCTCGAATTCTATTCTTTTTACAAATAATTGCGTAACACTAGTTTTCGTAAGTTTCTATGCGATGATTACTGAGGATCTATTCAATCTAAATTACTCGCTAGAGGGTGTGGCATATATTATTTTGTCCTCACTTTTTGCAGGGTTTCTCGGAACAATCCTCTTGTATGAGGCCCTAAAACATCTGCGCTTTTCGATTGCAAATGTTACCAGAGCGTTTAGTCCGATCCTTGTAGCAGTTTTATCGTTTCCTTTTTTTCCAATTGAAATAACGACCCGAAATACAATCGGTGCACTTATATTAGTAGGATCAATTTTGTTTTTAACAGTAGGAAAAAGGAAAGCGTAA
- a CDS encoding ABC transporter substrate-binding protein — MKLIEYYIELFAEFASTKALEPVKVTRTAISEVLRCSERNVIHIVKKMEEKQWISREQGKGRGNVTTIIFLKTIENMLQDFEDSSPRHQDIERFISLLDHKHLLKGQLLDRFILRLFGVGEKKSEREEYEILKIPYFRYLHSLDPSQIERQTERHLVEQIFNTLVTFHTEKKIVEPCLSYYWERDVEGKRWTFYLRKSVQFHHGKILEAEDVEFSFLRLKETPSKWVVKDLKKIHLIGKHVIQFEFSTPVYCWDLMLSSTKCSIVPLNYGQRSLEEFSKHPIGTGPYQVQIHEKHYLLLTVHEEYFQERAHIGEVAFYILPSIEKYLTETSIGAISYIPFAIENRDETNFQSIQRKHLAVKYLMWNMKKDTIAQNVALRRKVASILDRGKLVRELGYPRYEPSTSCVQSQVYDVVEASYEKNLSLLTYELNPNKEDMEWVKQECSKHGITIESKSVPYEQFIAESHDADLILAEFVNEEVEELGLYNLFLSETSVVTNLLVGTNLIQKVEQVPSERDPMVRKALLEEVKQYLVNEHILFPLYSTYQKAMYHKDLLGVTINSIGLVSFKELFFRK, encoded by the coding sequence ATGAAACTAATAGAGTACTATATTGAACTATTTGCTGAGTTTGCCAGTACAAAAGCACTTGAACCTGTTAAGGTAACAAGAACTGCAATTAGCGAGGTTTTACGATGTTCGGAACGGAATGTAATTCATATCGTCAAAAAGATGGAAGAGAAACAATGGATATCAAGAGAGCAAGGAAAAGGTAGGGGGAATGTAACAACTATCATTTTTTTGAAGACAATTGAGAACATGCTCCAAGATTTTGAAGACTCGTCGCCTAGACACCAAGACATTGAACGTTTTATTTCGCTTTTGGACCATAAGCATTTGCTTAAGGGACAATTACTTGATCGTTTCATCCTTCGTCTTTTTGGTGTTGGAGAAAAGAAATCAGAAAGGGAAGAGTACGAGATACTGAAAATTCCTTACTTTCGTTATCTTCATTCGTTAGACCCTTCGCAAATTGAACGGCAAACGGAACGACACCTTGTTGAACAGATCTTTAATACGCTAGTTACGTTTCATACTGAAAAAAAGATAGTTGAACCTTGTCTTTCTTACTATTGGGAACGAGATGTGGAAGGAAAGCGCTGGACATTTTATTTAAGAAAAAGTGTTCAATTCCATCACGGCAAAATATTAGAGGCAGAGGATGTAGAATTTTCTTTTCTTCGATTAAAGGAGACTCCGAGCAAATGGGTCGTCAAGGATTTAAAGAAAATTCATCTTATTGGTAAGCATGTAATCCAATTTGAGTTTTCAACTCCTGTCTATTGTTGGGATCTCATGTTATCCTCGACCAAATGTTCCATTGTGCCTCTGAACTACGGGCAACGGTCACTAGAGGAATTTTCAAAGCATCCAATCGGTACAGGACCTTATCAAGTGCAAATTCATGAAAAACATTATCTTCTACTAACTGTCCACGAAGAGTATTTTCAAGAGAGAGCTCATATTGGCGAAGTAGCTTTTTATATTTTACCTAGCATCGAAAAGTATCTAACTGAAACAAGTATTGGGGCAATTTCTTATATTCCTTTTGCGATTGAAAACAGAGATGAAACGAATTTTCAAAGCATACAAAGAAAACATCTAGCGGTAAAGTATCTTATGTGGAACATGAAAAAGGATACTATTGCTCAAAATGTTGCTTTGCGTAGGAAGGTAGCTAGCATCCTAGACCGTGGTAAATTGGTCAGGGAGTTGGGCTATCCGAGATATGAACCGAGTACGTCTTGTGTCCAATCACAAGTTTATGATGTAGTTGAGGCAAGTTATGAAAAAAACCTGTCGCTTTTAACCTATGAATTAAATCCAAATAAAGAGGATATGGAATGGGTGAAACAAGAATGCTCAAAACATGGAATAACCATTGAGAGTAAAAGTGTGCCATATGAACAATTTATTGCCGAAAGCCATGATGCTGATTTAATTCTTGCAGAGTTTGTAAACGAGGAAGTAGAAGAGTTAGGCTTATATAACTTGTTTCTCTCAGAAACTAGTGTCGTCACAAACCTGTTGGTAGGTACCAATCTCATTCAAAAAGTTGAGCAAGTTCCTTCAGAAAGAGATCCGATGGTACGAAAAGCATTGTTAGAGGAGGTAAAGCAGTATTTAGTAAATGAACATATATTGTTTCCTCTCTACTCAACCTATCAAAAGGCGATGTATCATAAGGATTTACTTGGTGTAACCATAAATTCAATTGGGTTAGTCTCGTTTAAAGAACTATTTTTTAGAAAATAA
- a CDS encoding CBO0543 family protein — translation MEPIANENKVREVKQFYDRVAEVNADYQEYWMEHSFGHWDFWLTLFLAVIPWLIWFIVRKKENQGRLLLAGFLMLIFSSWFDFLGVVFGLWYYTIGVLPTIPSYVTWDFSIFPVLTMLLIQFKPKINPWLKAIGFSLINAFLGEPLMTWLGIYVKENWSVFYSTLYRSIYCCI, via the coding sequence ATGGAACCTATAGCAAATGAAAACAAAGTTCGGGAAGTTAAACAATTTTACGATCGCGTGGCTGAGGTCAATGCAGACTATCAAGAGTATTGGATGGAACATTCTTTTGGTCATTGGGATTTTTGGTTAACTTTATTCCTGGCAGTTATCCCGTGGCTGATTTGGTTTATTGTTAGAAAGAAGGAAAATCAAGGTCGATTATTACTTGCAGGGTTTTTAATGTTGATATTTTCGTCGTGGTTTGATTTTCTAGGTGTCGTATTTGGACTTTGGTATTATACGATTGGTGTTCTACCAACGATACCTTCTTATGTTACGTGGGATTTTAGTATTTTCCCTGTATTAACGATGTTACTTATTCAGTTCAAACCAAAGATAAATCCTTGGTTAAAAGCGATAGGCTTCTCTTTAATAAATGCATTTTTGGGTGAACCGTTAATGACTTGGTTAGGAATTTATGTGAAGGAAAATTGGAGTGTATTTTACTCTACTCTGTACCGATCTATATATTGTTGTATATGA